The following are encoded together in the Drosophila takahashii strain IR98-3 E-12201 chromosome X, DtakHiC1v2, whole genome shotgun sequence genome:
- the LOC108060839 gene encoding uncharacterized protein, with protein MEDLHQQSLAAARHSLILGHKLGVSQQPHHYHHHHLNRQLNQLSQLNQLNQLNQLNHLAQLSQLQQHLHHQLNLSTGLNLNLGLGHKMQHLSRQMQMLGMGMGMGVGLGLHLNLDLEVDSSASSTTSSASSTSTSSDQGQGHGNGIGIGLGIGIETGAKVQGQVPCAHDPAQDNGDSLSVQGSQVKEEEGDSLGKKDRELEPDILLKAANSKLNADAMAYTMPPKVETLLPPKPSQSARDFRLNAEAAVFKPSLLGLGSLVQPLLPVVSLPLLPTPQPHPQLHPQLHPQLHPKQYIRWRKQPLPDLFTAVLALMRELGRSVSYPEIINTLALRLQRPEVELKRHVPHTLHAAVNNGYLRKEGNRYSLVSELEQLEIMRRNQEAAMRAKELEKEPLSWRKR; from the coding sequence ATGGAGGACCTGCACCAGCAATCGTTGGCCGCCGCCCGGCACAGTTTGATTCTGGGCCATAAACTGGGTGTTTCCCAGCAGCCGCATCATTATCACCATCATCACCTGAATCGTCAGCTCAATCAGCTAAGTCAGCTCAATCAGCTCAATCAGCTGAATCAGCTCAATCACCTGGCCCAGTTGagccagctgcagcagcatctCCACCATCAACTGAATCTCTCGACGGGCCTGAATCTCAACTTGGGCCTGGGCCACAAGATGCAGCACCTCAGCCGCCAAATGCAGATGCTGggcatgggaatgggaatgggagtgGGACTGGGTCTCCACCTGAATCTCGATCTGGAGGTGGACAGCAGTGcgagcagcaccaccagcagtgccagcagcaccagcacgAGCAGCGATCAGGGGCAAGGACATGGAAATGGGATAGGGATTGGACTTGGAATTGGCATTGAAACGGGAGCCAAGGTCCAAGGCCAAGTCCCCTGTGCCCATGACCCTGCCCAGGATAATGGTGATTCGCTGAGTGTCCAGGGTAGCCAggtcaaggaggaggagggtgaTTCACTGGGTAAGAAGGACAGGGAGCTGGAACCTGACATCCTGCTGAAGGCGGCCAACTCCAAGCTGAATGCCGATGCGATGGCCTACACGATGCCCCCGAAAGTGGAGACACTGCTGCCACCGAAGCCCAGCCAAAGTGCCCGGGACTTTCGCCTAAATGCCGAGGCGGCCGTGTTCAAACCCTCGTTACTCGGCCTGGGTTCGCTGGTTCAGCCCCTACTTCCGGTGGTCTCACTGCCCCTGCTGCCCACTCCCCAGCCGCATCCTCAGCTGCATCCCCAGCTGCATCCGCAGCTGCATCCCAAGCAATATATCCGCTGGCGGAAGCAGCCGCTGCCGGATCTCTTCACCGCCGTCCTCGCGCTGATGAGGGAACTGGGGCGATCCGTCAGCTATCCGGAGATCATAAACACTTTGGCCCTGCGGCTGCAGCGACCGGAAGTGGAGCTGAAGCGCCATGTGCCGCACACCCTGCACGCCGCCGTGAACAATGGGTATCTGCGGAAGGAGGGCAATCGGTACTCACTGGTCTCCGAGCTGGAGCAGCTGGAGATCATGCGGCGCAACCAGGAGGCCGCCATGCGGGCCAAGGAGCTGGAGAAGGAGCCGTTGTCCTGGCGCAAGCGTTAG